A region of the Microbacterium sp. SL75 genome:
AACGACATCCGCTTCCGCTTCGTGATCGACAGCAGCACCCTGGATGCCGACCGCGACAGCGCCGCGGAGTTGCCCGCCTCGCAGTGAGCGACGAGAGGGGACGCGCCCGTTCGAGCGCGTCCCCTCACCGCGTCGCCTTCTCCAGCAGCTCCAGCACGTGCACGTACGACTCCCCTGTCGCCTTGGTCATGCCCAGCTCGCAGGTGCGGTTGCACGACGCGAAGGCGTCCGCGCCCCACGCGGCGACCTCCGACGCCTCGGGGGCGGTCGCGGCCTCCGTCAACTCGGGGTGCAGCATGCCGCGGTCCCCCGCGTAGGCACAGCAGCCCCACGCATCGGGAACACGCACCTCGGATGCCACCACCTCGCCGATCGCGCGGAGGGCGGGGTCGATGCCGAGTTGCTTCGAGGAGCACGTCGGGTGCAGCGCCAGGAGCTCCGCCACCGGGGTCGGCGACAGCACGGGCAGCAGCTCGGCGGCGGCGAAGGCCACGGCATCCACCACTCGGATGCCGTCCTCGCGCAGCGTCGCCGCGAACCCCTCGGTGCAGCTGGAGGCATCGCACACCACCGGGAGCACGCCGTCGCCGGTGGCCGCGCGCACGGCGGCGCGCACGCGGGCCGACATCGTGGCGTGGCCCTTCGCATAACCCTTCGAAGACCACGGCGTACCGCAGCACAGCGACTCGATACCCTCCGGGACGACAGCGGCGCGGCCGGAACGCTCGAGCAGCAAGACGAAGGCTTCGGTCGCCCCGATACCGTCCGCCGGGCCGAACATGCTGCCCACGCACGCGGGGAGGAACACCGCCGAGGGCTCGACCCCCGAGGCCCCCACGACGCGCCCGAGCGCGCGCCGGGCCGCGCCGCCCCCCGGCAGCTCCGCCGAGTACCGCGGCACCGTGTCGGTGCCGAGCACCGCGCGGGCGACATCCGTGGCCGTTCTCACGAGCGGGAGCGGGACCCTGTCGGCGACCGAGAGCGCCAACGACCCGGCCCGGGTCACCGCACCCCACCCCGCCGCCGCGGCCGACCATCCGGCGGCGAGCACGGGATTGGCATCCTCCCGCCGGAAGCGCTTCATAAGCGTCCCGGTGTTGATGAGCACCGGGCATGCCGTCTGGCACATCCCGTCGACGGCGCAGGTCTGCACGCCGTCGTAGTCGTAGTCCTTCTCGAGCTCCGCGACGAGGGCGCCGTCGCCGCGCTCGCGGGCCGCGGTCGAGGCGCGGCGCACCGCGATGCGCTGGCGCGGCGTGAGGGTGAGCGAGCGGCTCGGGCACACCGGCTCGCAGTATCCGCACTCCACGCACCGGTCGGCCTCGGGCTCGATCGACACCGGCGCCTTCAAGTGGCGCATGTGCGCGCCGGGGTCGTCGTCGACGATCACGCCCGGATTCAAGATGCCGCGCGGATCGAGCAGACGCTTCAGCCCCACGATCACCTCGTACAGCTCGTCGCCGTACTGCCGGCGCACGTACGGAGCCATCGCCCGACCCGTGCCGTGCTCGGCCTTGAGGTTGCCCCCCGCCCCCAGCACGAGGTCGACCATCGCGTCGGTGAAGCCCTCGAAACGGCCGAGAGCCTTGGCGCCCTCGAACCGGTCGGTGAGCATGAAGTGGATGTTGCCGTCCTTGGCGTGGCCGAAGATGACGCTGTCGGCATAGCCGAAACGCGCGAACAGCTCCTGCAGCCCCTCGCAGGTGTCGGCGAGACGTTCGACCGGCACGACCACGTCTTCGAGCAGAGCCGTCGTGCCGCTCGGCCGGGCACCGGCGACCGAGGCGTACAGGCCCTTGCGGAAGGTCCAGGCCGCGGCGCGTTGCACGGGGTCGCTCGAGAACACGGCCGCGTCGAGCAGGGGCTCCTCGGCGAGCACGCGCGCGCCCGCGCCGGCGAGCTCCCTCAGCGCGAGAGCATCGTCGGCGTGGTACTCCACCAGCAGCGCCGCCTGCGTGGTCGCCTCGAATCCGTGGATGGCGGCGGGCGTCCCGGCCAGACGCTGTCCGACGCGGAGCGAAGTGGCATCCATCAGCTCCAATGTCGCCGCGCCCGTCGCCACCAGCGCCGGCAGGGACCGGGTCGCCGCGTCGAGAGTCGGGAACACCGCGAGGGTGGTGGCGATCGCGGGACGGATCGGCACGGTGCGGAAGGTCGCCTCGGCGACGAACGCGAGCGTCCCCTCCGACCCCACGACCAGATGCGCGAGCAGCGCCGCGGGCGTATCGAAGTCGAGGAAGGCGTTGAGGGCGTAGCCCATGGTGTTCTTCATCGCGAACTGCCGCTCGATGAGGGCGACGCTCGCCGGGTTGCTCACGACCCGCTCCCGCAGACGCATCAAGCCCTCGACGAGAGCCGGCTCACGCTCGCGCAGCAGGGCGTCGGCGTCAGGCTCCGCGGTGTCGACGACGGTCCCCGAGGCCAGCACGAGCACGAGCCCCTCGAGCGTGCGGTACGAGTTCTCGACGGTTCCGCACGCCATGCCGCTGGAGTTGTTCGCGACGACTCCGCCGATGGTGCACGCGGCCTCGCTCGCCGGGTCGGGACCGAGACGGTGGCCGTGCCGCAGCAGCCGCGCGTTGACCTGACGCACGGTCGCCCCGGGCTGCGAGCGCACGCGCCGGCCGCCGTCGAGCACGTCGATGCGCCCGAAGCCCTGGCGCACGTCGACGAGGAGCCCGGTACCCGACGACTGCCCCGACAGGCTCGTGCCGCCGGAGCGGAAGGTCACGGGGGTTCCCGACTCCGTGGCTGCGCGCAGCACCCCGGCGACCTCCGCCGCATCGGCGGCGACGACGACGGCATCCGGGGTCAGCAGATAGTGCGAGGCGTCGTTGGCGTAGGCGACGCGGTCGATCGCGCGCGTGCGGATGCGCGAGACGTCGGCGACGGCCGCGGCGACCTCGGGAGCGATCTCGGGGGTGGCGAGGGTCATGCGTCGTCCTTCGAACGGTGCGGCAGGGACATCACTCCTCGCCCTCCGGGGTGAGGACCCGCGTCAGGTCCGGATCGGTTTCGACGAGAGCCCGGATGCCGTGCGGCGGTCCCGCGACCAGGGTCGAGGCGTGCGCGACGGCGTGCGCTCCCCACTCCGCCGCCGATGCGGCGGCGACGGCGAGGGGGTCGTCTCCCGCGGCGGTGGCGGTGGCTTCGCGCGTCAGCCCGAGAAGGAAGCCGGCGAGGGCGGCATCGCCCGCTCCCGCGGTGTTGGCGACGAAGGGGGCATCGGCCCGCGCGAACACGGCGCGGTCGGCGGTCACGGCGACCAGCCCGTCGGCGCCGAGGCTCGCGAGCACCGTGGTGACACCGCGCTCGACGATCTCCCGGGCGGCGGCGATGACCTCACCGAGTGTGGCGAGGGGGCGCCCCACCGCGGCGGACAGCTCTTCGGCGTTCGGGGTGAGCAGGTCGATGCCCGCGGGCTCGGCCAGGAGCGCGTCGAGCGCCGGCCCGCTCGTGTCGACCGCGACCCGCGCACCGTGTTCCCCAGCGGCCGCGCGGACGGCTGCCAGCTCGACCAGCTCTTCAGATCCGGAGAGCTTCGGCAGGCTCCCCGAGATCACGAGCCACGTGGCGGTCTGGAGCGCCAGCTCTTCGCGCAGCGCCGCGAGCGTGGCCGCCCAGGCCCCCGACGACAGCGGCGGGGTGGGCGCGTTGACCTTGGTGGTCGCCCCCTCGGCGTCGATGATCGAGGTGTTCACGCGGGTGGCGCCGGGCACTTCGACGATGCGCAGCAGCGGGGCGGTGAGTCCGCACCGGGCGAAGCGCACGTCGTCGGCACCGAGCACGACCACGGCGGCGGTGCGGGCTCCTCCCGCGGCGAGGGCGGCCGAAACGTTGACGCCCTTGCCGCTCACCTCGCGGGTGTAGCTGTCGGCGCGGGCGAAAGCACCGCGGCGCAGGGTGCCGACGCGGTACGTGGCATCGATCGCCCCCGCGGCGGTCAGCGTGACGATGCCGCTCACGCGCGGATCCCCGCGGCGCCGAGACCGGTGCCGTCGACGCCGGTCGCGACGCGCCCGGTGATGACGTCGAGCAGGCGCCGCACCTCCGCGGCGACCGCCGCGCGCCCCGGGGCGAGCCAGCGGCGGGGGTCGATGGCATCCGGATCCCGCTCGAGCTCGTCGCGCACGGCCGCGGTCAGCACGGTGTTCAGGTGCGTGCCGATGTTGATCTTGCGCATGCCCGCGCGCACGGCGCCGTCGATCCCGGCGTCGGCGACCCCGCTGGAGCCGTGCAGGACGAGAGGCACGGGCAGGGCCGCGGCGAGTTCCGCGATGAGGGTCTCATCGAGCAGGGCGCTGCGTTCGCGCATCGCGTGCTCGCTGCCGACGGCCACGGCCAGGGCGTCGACCCCGGTGGCCTCGACGAATCGCGCGGCCTCGGCGACGTCGGTCCGTACGCCCGGGGCGTGGGCGCCCTTGCCGCCGATCTCGCCGAGCTCGGCCTCGACCCAGGCTCCCACGGCGTGCGCACGGGCGGCGACGGCGGCGGTGCGCTCGAGGTTCTCGGCATCCGTCAGATGGGCGGCGTCGAACATCACCGACCGGATCCCGACCGCCAACGCCTCGTCGACGAGCGGCTCGTCGGTGGCGTGGTCGAGGTGCACGACGACCGGCACGGACGCGGCGTCGGCCAGTCGCAGAGCGGCGGCTCCCGCGGGGCCGATGCCGCCGTGGAACGCGATGGCGTTCTGCGAGAGCTGGAGGATCACGCCCGCCCCGGCGGCCTCGGCCCCGGCGACGATGGCCTCGGCGACCTCGAGGGTGATGAAGTTGAAGGCTCCGACCGCGCGGTGCGCGGCGAGCAGTTCGGGCATGGCGGCCAGCGGCACGGCGGTCTCTCTCTCGGGTCGCCCCTCCGCGTGAGGGGTCGTCTTCTGTCGCCTGGGACATCCCGCGGCGACAGTTCTCGGCCCCTCACGACAGGACGAGGGGCGCGAACGTGAGTGTCTGGACAGCGAGGAGTCCTGACCCCCTGAGGCGTCTGACGGGGGGGGTGCCGGGACCCCCGCGTCGGCGTGAGGGGCCCGGCATCCGGGTGGATCAGCAGCTGGACTTGTAGACCGCGTCCTTGCCGTCGGTGGTGATGTTGTCTTTGGTGAGGATGGTGAAGCCGGTCTGGATCTTCTCCTCCGTCGCCTCACCCTTAAGCGCGGCGATGGCCTGCTTGACGCCGTCTTCGCCGATGGTGGCGGGCTCCTGGGCGACGAGGGCCTGGACGGTGCCGGCTTCGAGGGCCTTGACCTGGGCGGGGCCGGCGTCGAAGCCGACGATGGTGACGGAGCCCTGCTTGCCGGCCTGCTGCACGCCGGTGGCCGAGCCCTCGGCGGCGAACAGGTTCGCGGCGAAGATGCCGACGATGTCGGGGTCCTTCTGGAGGGCGGCGGTGACGATCTCGGCGGCGGTGGAGGGCTCGTTGTGCGAGTACTGCACACCCACCGACTCGAACTTGCTGTCCTTTGCGACGGCGTCTTCGAAGCCCTTCGCTCGGGCGTCCGTGGTCGAGATGCCGGGGTCGACCGACACGACGAGCACCTTGCCGCCGTTGGGGTTGGCATCCTGGATCGCCTTGAACGCGGCAGCCCCGCCGCCCTCGTTGTCGCTCGAGATCTGCGACACGGCACCCGACGGGTCTTCCAGCGTCGTGTCGACGAGGACGACCTTGATCCCGGCAGCCTCGGCCGCCGCGATCGGCGCCTGCATGGCCGACACATCCGTGGGGGCGATCAGCAGCGCATCGGGCTTCGATGCGACCACGGCGTCAACGATCGGCTTTTGCAGGGTGGGGTCGAACTTCTCGGGGCCCTGGGTGGTGACGGTGGCGCCTTCCTTGGCGGCCTCATCCTGAATGCCGCACTGCATCGAGATGTAGAACTCATCTCCGGCGACGCCCTGCACGAACGCGATCTTGTACCCGCCGTCTCCGCCCGAGGCGGAGCCCGACGAGGAGCCGCCGGAACACCCGGCGAGTACGAGGGTGGCTGCGGCGCCGAGGGTGGCGAACGCGAGAACCTTGTTGTTCCACTGCATTGTGATGACCGTTCTCTCTTGGTGGGATTCGGATGCCGGGCCTCAGCCGCGGCGTCCTCCGCTGACGAACTTGCGCCAGAGGCTCTGGGTGTTGCCGCGGGTCGCGGCGGTGCGGCGCACCTGGTCGACGTAGACGGCGGTGATGAGCACCGCGCCCACCGCGACCTGCTGCCAGAAGGGCTGCACGCCGGTGATGACGAAGCCGTTCTGCAGGACGGCGGGGATGAAGAGGCCGACCACGGTCCCGAAGATCGTGCCGACGCCGCCGAACAGCGAGGTGCCACCGATCACGACGGCCGCGATCACGTTGAGGTTGGTCTGCGACTGACCGGCGATGGCGGTGGTCGAGAACTGCGACAGGGCCAGGATGCCGGCGAGACCCGCGAGAGCGCCCGACAGCGTGTAGACCGAGATCAGGTGGCGGTCGACCTTCACGCCCACGCGGCGGGCGGCCAGTTCGCTCGAGCCGACGGCGTAGGTGTAGAGCCCGAACTTCGTGAAGTGCAGCACGACGGCGCCGATCACCACGACCACGAGCGCGATGACGCTGATGATCGGAAGCGACCCGAAGACATTGCCGTATCCGATCGAGACCGTCAGTACGGTCGGCACGTCGCGGATGTCGACGCCGCCGGTGAGGATCTGCGCGAGACCGAGCGCCATACCGAGCGAACCCAGCGTGACGATGAGCGGCGGGATCTTGGCCTTGGCGATGAGGAAGCCGTTCAACAGGCCCCAGCACACGCCGCTGAGGATCGAGACCAGGATGCCGATGGTCGCCACGCCCCAGCCCTCACCGCCGAGTGCGCGCATCGTCAGGGCCGAGACGACGCCCGAGAACACCAGCACCGAGCCGATCGAGAGATCGATGCCCGAGGTGATGATGATGTACGTCATCCCGACGCCGAGGACGGCGAGGATCGAGGCGTTCTGGATGATGAGGCGGAAGTTCGACCACTGCGCGAACGAGTCCGGCGCCAGGGCGCTGAAGATCAGCACGATGACGATGAGGATGATCAGGATCTGGAAGGCCTGCGCCTTGAGCAGTCCCGTGAAGAAGCGGGGCTTGTTCTCCTCGAACGTGCCGATGGCCACGGTCTCGGTAGGGGGTGTCCGAGTACTCATTTGGAGTCGTCCTTCGTGACGGCGCCGGTCATGAGCCCGACGAGTTCTTCCATGGAGGTGTTCTTCGCGTCGACGTTCGCGACCCGGGTGCCCAGGCGCAGCACCTGGATGCGATCGCAGACCTCCATCACGTGCGGCATGGAGTGCGAGATCAGGACCACCGCGATGCCCTTGTCGCGCACGCGCCGGATGGTCTCGAGGACGTTCTTGGTCTGACGCACACCGAGGGCCGCGGTCGGTTCGTCGAGGAAGACGAGGCGTCCGGCCCAGTGGACGGCGCGGGCGATCGCGATCGCCTGACGCTGACCGCCCGACATCTCCCCCACCGGCGAAGAGAGCGAGCGGACGGTGGCGCCGAGCTCGTCGAACGCGGCCCGCGAGGCCACGGCCATGTCCTTCGTCTTCATGAACCCGAGGGCTCCGGCGAGGCCGGGGCGGCGGATCTCGCGGCCGAGGTACATGTTCTGCACGGGGTCGAGGTGGGGAGCGAGAGCGAGGTCCTGATAGACCGTCTCGATTCCCAGTGACGATGCGATCTGCGGGTTGCTCATCTCGATCGGCTTGCCGTCGAAGAGGATCTCGCCCTCGTCGACCGCGAGGTTGCCCGAGAGGGCCTTCACGAGGGTGGATTTGCCGGCGCCGTTGTCGCCGATGAGGGCGGTGACCTCACCGGGGTAGACCTCGAAGTCCACGTTGTTGAGGGCTCGGACGTGACCGAACTGACGCGAGAGACCGCGCGCTTGCAGCACCGGGACGGCCGTTGTGACTGACGACATCGTCAGCTCCTTTCGTTGGTGAGGATGAGGGACGAAGACAGGAAGGTCGAGGCGACCGTGTCGAACGGTTCCGTCGAGGCGGCGAAGGCGGCGAACAGCGCCGCCCCGTAGGCCGTGCCCTCGTCGTGGGTCGAGACGGTGACCTCGGGCAGCAGCGCCGAACGCGAGCGGACGACGGATGCCATGGTCGACCAGCCCCCGGTCAGCACCGTCGAGGTCGGCGGGGCCACCTCGCGGTCCATCGCCGCCATGCACTCGGCGAGCATGTCGTTGCCGTGGCGCAGGCTCGCCGCGAACAGCTCGGCGGGGCTGAGCCCGTCGCTCTGGGCGACGATCTTGAGAACACCGTCGTCGTTGCGAGCGCCCGAGACCTCGAGGCCCCCATCGGCGAGCGTTCCGTCGACGGGAAGGGCGAGGGCGGCCTCGTCGACGACCGCGCGGCCCGTGGCATCCGTGATCCCGAGCAGCTGGAGCACGCGACGCATGAGCAGGCCCGACTTCGTCCCCGCGAGCAGCACGTACTTGCCCGGGATGACGTGGCGCACGCAGTTGATGCCGGCGTGGGCGAGGCGCTCGCGCGCGGCGAAGGGGAGGGTGTCGTCGAGCACGCGCACGAGGGCCTCGGCCGTACCCATGGAGTCGTAGAGCTGGCCGGTGTGCGTGGCTCCGACGGCGACGGCGGACACCAGGTGGTCGTGGCCGGCGATGGTGAGGACCGCGCCTCGGAAGCCCGCGGGCATCGTGTCGTCGGTCAGCACGCCGACGGCCTCTCCGGCGCTCACGCGCGCACCGAGGATCGACTCGTCGACGCCCAGCACGTCGAGGGCGGCCTGCCACGGGGTGCTGTCGTCCTGGTCGATGAGACCGGTGCGCGAGACGAGCGAGTACTCGGCCACCCGCGGGCCGCCGAGGGCGTGCACGACGAACTCGGGGACGTTGAGGAACGTCGTCCCCGCGAGCTCGATCCCGCTGTCGCGCAGGTGCAGGAGTTTGGCGATGGAGGCCAGCGGCCCCACCGGCAAGCCGGTACGACCGGGGAACTCGGCGCGGAACTCCTCGGGCGTCGCGACGATCTGGGTGGCACCCCGCGGGTCGAACCAGGCCATGATCGGCGCGAGCGCGGTGCCTGCGGCATTCAGCAGCACCCCCGCCTCCGCCATGCCCGAGACGCCGAGCGCGAGGACGCGGTAGCCCTCGCCGAGACGGGCGTCGGCCTCGACGGCGAGCTCGCGAACGAGGGCGATCGCGCGGTGGGCGGGCATCTCGGCCCGACCGTGGTCGAGGTTGGTCCAGGGCGAGGGGCGGCTCACCACGAGCACCTGGCGCCCCTCGGGGGTGGCGACGAGCAGCTTCGTGCTGGTGCTGCCCATGTCGACGCCGACGACGTAGTCGCTCATCGCACCTCACCTCCGCGGAGGGTGCCGGGCCAGCCGGCGCCGGGAGCGGCGATGAGGACCTCGGCCTCGCCGGACAGGCGCCAGGCACCGAAGGCGTACGGCACGGCGTAGACCTGACCGCGCTCGATGTCTATCGATCCGGCGTCCGACACCAGCGCGCCGGATCCCTCGCGCACCAGCACCACCGCGAACCCGGCTTCGCGCGCCGCGGTCTCCCCCGCCGCGTCGAAGAGGCGGAAGTAGGGGTCGGCGACCGCGGGCAGCAGCGAGCGGAAGTCCGCCCCCGCCGGCGTCGTGCCCGTCGTGCTGATCAGGGCGCCGAGGGCCTCGGCATCCAGCTTCTGGGTCGAGACCGCGGGCATCACCGCGTCGAATCCGAGGTCGAGGTGCGACTCCTCGCGCGTCGAGGTCGTGACCGACCACTCCAGCAGGATCGAGAAGTCGGTGGGCTCCTGCACCTCGGCGACGAAGATGCCTCCGTCGATCGCGTGCACGGTGCCGGCGGGGACGAGAACGCCCATGCCGGGGCGCACGACCACGCGGTTCATGCGCGAGAGCATCCACTCGCTGTCCTGCGCGTCGCGGCGACGGTCCAGCTCGTCGCGGTCGACGGTCTGGTTCCAGCCGACGTGCACGGCGCAGTCGTCCTCGGTCTCGAGCACGTACCAGGCCTCGGTCTTGCCGTACGGGCAGTCGAGGTGCGCGGTCGAGAAACCCCGATCCGGGTGCACGTGGACGGGCAGGCGCTGACGCGCGTCGAGCAGCTTGACCAGGATGCCGAGATCGGCGGCATCGCGTCCGCCGCGGGCTCCCACCCAGGCCCCGCGATCGGCGGTGACGAGGTCGCGCAGGAAGTCGCCGCCGTCGGTGACGGCGAGACCGACCGTGTCGGAGCCGAAGCGCGACACGGTCGATCCGAGCCACTCCTCGGGCTGCCGGTCGGTCTCGGGGACGATGCCCCGCAGCGCGGCGATGCGGTCGCCGCCGAGGTAGAAGTGCTGCACGGGATGGGGAGGCAGCAGGACGGGCTTCATGAGGGGGCTCCCAGGGTGGCTGCGGCCGGGACGGCGACAGCGCCGGGCGGCTCGGGGTGGACGAGGGCGACCACCGCGGGCGACGTGCGCGCCGCGGTCACGGAATCGGACGGATGCAACGCCATCGGAGCGGATGCCGAGACGGATCCGGTTCCGCTGCGCTCGACCGATCCGGCGAAGGGCACCTCGCCCGAACCGCGGGGCACGAGGCGCGTGGGCACGACCGTGCGGGTCGGGGCGTCGTCGGCATGCAGGGCCAGGTGGCGCAGGCGCCGGAAGGCCGCCGCGCCGAGCAGACGGGGGTCGTGGTCGACGTAGGTGATGCCGGGTTCGAGCACCTCGGCGAGGGTGAAGTCGCCGAAGGAGATGAGCGCCGGCATCCGGAGTCCGCGCGCACGGATCGCCCGAACGGTCGCGATCGCGGCGAGGCTCGTCGCGCACAGCAGGGCGGTGGGAGCGTCGGGGCGCCCGAGCAGGAGCGAGGCTTCGGCGGCCTCTCCCGCACGGAATCGCTCGTGGGTGACGACGAGCGAGGGATCGAACGCCACGCCCGCCGCCTCGAGCGCCGAACGGTACCCGGCGAGGCGGTCGCTGACCGTGGGGTACGGCACGTCCTCGCCCATGAAGGCGACGCGACGGTGGCCGTGCGAGAGCAGGGCGGCGGTGGCCTCGGCCGCGGCCCCGAAGTCGTCGATGACGATGGAGTCGATCCCGGAGCGCACGCGGTCGACGGTCACCACCGGGCAGCGGTGGCGCAGTCCCGCGAGGACCGCGGCGGGGACCGCGACCGGCGCCACGATGAGACCGGCGAGACGGTGGCCGGTCAAGCGGTCGAGCTGGGCCGTCTCACGCGCCGCGTCGTAGCCGGTGCTGGCGAAGATCACGCTCAGGCCCTCGGCGATCGCGAGCTCTTCGACCACGCTCACGAAGGCGGCGAAGAACGGGTCGCTGATCGCATCGATCAGGATGCCGATCGTGTCGGCCTCGCGACGCTTGAGCTCGCGGGCGCTGCGGTCGGGGACGAACCCCAGATCGCGCACCATCTGCAGCACGCGGTCGCGGGTTCCGGGGAGGACGCCGGCTTCGTCGTTGATGACGCGCGACACGGTCTTGGGGCTCACGCCCGCTGCCGTCGCGACGTCGATGAGCCGAGCGCGCGGGCGGGCCGTCGCGGCCTCGGCGACCGCGGTCACGGTCCGTCGCTCATCGTGCGTCATCGCATCTCCGACATCGTTGTCATTCGGGAGGGAACCCTGGGGCGGGCCTCGATGGAGAAAGCATGAGCCCGACGGGACAACGTTGTCAAGTCACGGATGGATCTCGATGACATCGATGTCGAGACCGAGCTCCCACGATGCTCCCGGCGCGAGCGGACGCAGCAGCCCGCGCGCTCGCGCATCACCTCGACCCAGGATCGTCGGCGCCGTGGCCGGCTCCACCCCGAGCACCACCCCGTCCTTCTGAGCGACCCGCCACTGGAACATCCCCGGCAACCGGGCGGTGTCGAACGAGATCCGGATGCCGAGCCCCGACACCGCGACCACCTCAGCGCTCACGCGGCGATCGGTCGGCAGTTGGTGCGCGAATACCTGCTCGGGATAGCGCGCCGACGGCTCGGGGAACTCCGCCCACGACGACAACCCCGCCTCCGCGGCGACGTCGCGCGCGCGCACACTCTCCGCCGGCGAGCGCAGGACCGTGCCCGCGTCCACCAGCGGCCAACCGAGGTTCACGTGGTACAGCACCATGGGTTCGACCTCGCGCGAGCCGCGGTTCACGATCTCGTCGCGCAGTTCGATGCGCCCCTCGCCGAGCGG
Encoded here:
- a CDS encoding FAD-binding and (Fe-S)-binding domain-containing protein, whose protein sequence is MTLATPEIAPEVAAAVADVSRIRTRAIDRVAYANDASHYLLTPDAVVVAADAAEVAGVLRAATESGTPVTFRSGGTSLSGQSSGTGLLVDVRQGFGRIDVLDGGRRVRSQPGATVRQVNARLLRHGHRLGPDPASEAACTIGGVVANNSSGMACGTVENSYRTLEGLVLVLASGTVVDTAEPDADALLREREPALVEGLMRLRERVVSNPASVALIERQFAMKNTMGYALNAFLDFDTPAALLAHLVVGSEGTLAFVAEATFRTVPIRPAIATTLAVFPTLDAATRSLPALVATGAATLELMDATSLRVGQRLAGTPAAIHGFEATTQAALLVEYHADDALALRELAGAGARVLAEEPLLDAAVFSSDPVQRAAAWTFRKGLYASVAGARPSGTTALLEDVVVPVERLADTCEGLQELFARFGYADSVIFGHAKDGNIHFMLTDRFEGAKALGRFEGFTDAMVDLVLGAGGNLKAEHGTGRAMAPYVRRQYGDELYEVIVGLKRLLDPRGILNPGVIVDDDPGAHMRHLKAPVSIEPEADRCVECGYCEPVCPSRSLTLTPRQRIAVRRASTAARERGDGALVAELEKDYDYDGVQTCAVDGMCQTACPVLINTGTLMKRFRREDANPVLAAGWSAAAAGWGAVTRAGSLALSVADRVPLPLVRTATDVARAVLGTDTVPRYSAELPGGGAARRALGRVVGASGVEPSAVFLPACVGSMFGPADGIGATEAFVLLLERSGRAAVVPEGIESLCCGTPWSSKGYAKGHATMSARVRAAVRAATGDGVLPVVCDASSCTEGFAATLREDGIRVVDAVAFAAAELLPVLSPTPVAELLALHPTCSSKQLGIDPALRAIGEVVASEVRVPDAWGCCAYAGDRGMLHPELTEAATAPEASEVAAWGADAFASCNRTCELGMTKATGESYVHVLELLEKATR
- a CDS encoding ABC transporter substrate-binding protein: MQWNNKVLAFATLGAAATLVLAGCSGGSSSGSASGGDGGYKIAFVQGVAGDEFYISMQCGIQDEAAKEGATVTTQGPEKFDPTLQKPIVDAVVASKPDALLIAPTDVSAMQAPIAAAEAAGIKVVLVDTTLEDPSGAVSQISSDNEGGGAAAFKAIQDANPNGGKVLVVSVDPGISTTDARAKGFEDAVAKDSKFESVGVQYSHNEPSTAAEIVTAALQKDPDIVGIFAANLFAAEGSATGVQQAGKQGSVTIVGFDAGPAQVKALEAGTVQALVAQEPATIGEDGVKQAIAALKGEATEEKIQTGFTILTKDNITTDGKDAVYKSSC
- a CDS encoding 1-phosphofructokinase family hexose kinase — encoded protein: MSGIVTLTAAGAIDATYRVGTLRRGAFARADSYTREVSGKGVNVSAALAAGGARTAAVVVLGADDVRFARCGLTAPLLRIVEVPGATRVNTSIIDAEGATTKVNAPTPPLSSGAWAATLAALREELALQTATWLVISGSLPKLSGSEELVELAAVRAAAGEHGARVAVDTSGPALDALLAEPAGIDLLTPNAEELSAAVGRPLATLGEVIAAAREIVERGVTTVLASLGADGLVAVTADRAVFARADAPFVANTAGAGDAALAGFLLGLTREATATAAGDDPLAVAAASAAEWGAHAVAHASTLVAGPPHGIRALVETDPDLTRVLTPEGEE
- a CDS encoding FGGY-family carbohydrate kinase, which gives rise to MSDYVVGVDMGSTSTKLLVATPEGRQVLVVSRPSPWTNLDHGRAEMPAHRAIALVRELAVEADARLGEGYRVLALGVSGMAEAGVLLNAAGTALAPIMAWFDPRGATQIVATPEEFRAEFPGRTGLPVGPLASIAKLLHLRDSGIELAGTTFLNVPEFVVHALGGPRVAEYSLVSRTGLIDQDDSTPWQAALDVLGVDESILGARVSAGEAVGVLTDDTMPAGFRGAVLTIAGHDHLVSAVAVGATHTGQLYDSMGTAEALVRVLDDTLPFAARERLAHAGINCVRHVIPGKYVLLAGTKSGLLMRRVLQLLGITDATGRAVVDEAALALPVDGTLADGGLEVSGARNDDGVLKIVAQSDGLSPAELFAASLRHGNDMLAECMAAMDREVAPPTSTVLTGGWSTMASVVRSRSALLPEVTVSTHDEGTAYGAALFAAFAASTEPFDTVASTFLSSSLILTNERS
- a CDS encoding ABC transporter permease; amino-acid sequence: MSTRTPPTETVAIGTFEENKPRFFTGLLKAQAFQILIILIVIVLIFSALAPDSFAQWSNFRLIIQNASILAVLGVGMTYIIITSGIDLSIGSVLVFSGVVSALTMRALGGEGWGVATIGILVSILSGVCWGLLNGFLIAKAKIPPLIVTLGSLGMALGLAQILTGGVDIRDVPTVLTVSIGYGNVFGSLPIISVIALVVVVIGAVVLHFTKFGLYTYAVGSSELAARRVGVKVDRHLISVYTLSGALAGLAGILALSQFSTTAIAGQSQTNLNVIAAVVIGGTSLFGGVGTIFGTVVGLFIPAVLQNGFVITGVQPFWQQVAVGAVLITAVYVDQVRRTAATRGNTQSLWRKFVSGGRRG
- a CDS encoding class II fructose-bisphosphate aldolase, which gives rise to MPLAAMPELLAAHRAVGAFNFITLEVAEAIVAGAEAAGAGVILQLSQNAIAFHGGIGPAGAAALRLADAASVPVVVHLDHATDEPLVDEALAVGIRSVMFDAAHLTDAENLERTAAVAARAHAVGAWVEAELGEIGGKGAHAPGVRTDVAEAARFVEATGVDALAVAVGSEHAMRERSALLDETLIAELAAALPVPLVLHGSSGVADAGIDGAVRAGMRKINIGTHLNTVLTAAVRDELERDPDAIDPRRWLAPGRAAVAAEVRRLLDVITGRVATGVDGTGLGAAGIRA
- a CDS encoding ATP-binding cassette domain-containing protein, encoding MSSVTTAVPVLQARGLSRQFGHVRALNNVDFEVYPGEVTALIGDNGAGKSTLVKALSGNLAVDEGEILFDGKPIEMSNPQIASSLGIETVYQDLALAPHLDPVQNMYLGREIRRPGLAGALGFMKTKDMAVASRAAFDELGATVRSLSSPVGEMSGGQRQAIAIARAVHWAGRLVFLDEPTAALGVRQTKNVLETIRRVRDKGIAVVLISHSMPHVMEVCDRIQVLRLGTRVANVDAKNTSMEELVGLMTGAVTKDDSK
- a CDS encoding class I mannose-6-phosphate isomerase; the encoded protein is MKPVLLPPHPVQHFYLGGDRIAALRGIVPETDRQPEEWLGSTVSRFGSDTVGLAVTDGGDFLRDLVTADRGAWVGARGGRDAADLGILVKLLDARQRLPVHVHPDRGFSTAHLDCPYGKTEAWYVLETEDDCAVHVGWNQTVDRDELDRRRDAQDSEWMLSRMNRVVVRPGMGVLVPAGTVHAIDGGIFVAEVQEPTDFSILLEWSVTTSTREESHLDLGFDAVMPAVSTQKLDAEALGALISTTGTTPAGADFRSLLPAVADPYFRLFDAAGETAAREAGFAVVLVREGSGALVSDAGSIDIERGQVYAVPYAFGAWRLSGEAEVLIAAPGAGWPGTLRGGEVR